The following proteins are encoded in a genomic region of Fundidesulfovibrio soli:
- a CDS encoding ABC transporter permease subunit — MIPASKAMLTKVVVGAVWLFAVVWPMTGITPQGFEFGKAFSIVGFAMTAVLAGLGLWKLRQKLGAAGFKPFTALAKRSSAMPAWLWRGLLLAVLLGFPFVSSRYGQDVAINVLVYVTLGLGLNVVVGLAGLLDLGYIAFYGVGAYTYALLSIHYQLSFWLALPLCAVMAAAAGVVIGYPTLRMRGDYLAIVTLGFGEILRIILNNWMQLTGGPNGLLGIKPAAVYLPDPQNGWEFARVLLKSPEAQYFLVLAIALFTVVSVRRLADSRIGRAWEAIREDETAASIMGVNTFAMKLLAYSLGAVFGGLAGAFFSAKMRFVSPGSFTFIESAMVLAMVVLGGMGSVPGIVLGALALIALPEVFRDFENYRMLVFGAAMALMMLFRPAGLIPAKRVGRRSEEAHS, encoded by the coding sequence ATGATACCCGCGTCTAAGGCCATGCTCACCAAGGTCGTGGTGGGGGCCGTGTGGCTCTTCGCCGTGGTCTGGCCCATGACGGGCATCACGCCCCAGGGCTTCGAGTTCGGCAAGGCCTTCTCCATCGTCGGCTTCGCCATGACCGCCGTGCTCGCGGGCCTTGGCCTGTGGAAGCTGCGCCAAAAGCTGGGCGCGGCCGGGTTCAAGCCGTTCACCGCCCTGGCCAAGCGCTCGAGCGCCATGCCCGCCTGGCTCTGGCGCGGACTGCTGCTGGCGGTGCTGCTGGGCTTTCCCTTCGTGTCCTCCCGCTACGGGCAGGACGTGGCCATCAACGTGCTGGTCTACGTCACGCTGGGCCTTGGGCTCAACGTGGTGGTGGGTCTGGCCGGCCTGCTGGACCTGGGCTACATCGCCTTCTACGGCGTGGGGGCCTACACCTACGCCCTGCTCTCCATCCACTACCAGCTCTCCTTCTGGCTGGCCCTGCCCCTTTGCGCCGTGATGGCCGCCGCGGCGGGGGTGGTCATCGGCTATCCCACGCTGCGCATGCGCGGCGACTATCTGGCCATCGTGACCCTTGGCTTCGGAGAGATACTGCGCATCATACTCAACAACTGGATGCAGCTCACCGGCGGGCCCAACGGGCTGCTCGGCATCAAGCCCGCGGCCGTGTACCTGCCCGACCCCCAGAACGGCTGGGAGTTCGCCCGGGTGCTGCTCAAGAGCCCGGAGGCGCAGTATTTCCTGGTCCTGGCCATCGCGCTGTTCACCGTGGTCTCCGTGCGCAGGCTGGCGGATTCGCGCATCGGCCGCGCCTGGGAGGCCATCCGCGAGGACGAGACCGCCGCCTCCATCATGGGCGTGAACACCTTCGCGATGAAGCTCCTGGCCTACTCGCTGGGCGCGGTGTTCGGCGGACTGGCTGGCGCGTTCTTCTCCGCCAAGATGCGCTTCGTTTCGCCCGGCTCGTTCACCTTCATCGAGTCGGCCATGGTGCTGGCCATGGTGGTGCTGGGCGGCATGGGCAGCGTGCCCGGCATCGTGCTGGGCGCCCTGGCGCTCATCGCGCTGCCCGAGGTCTTCCGCGATTTTGAGAACTACCGCATGCTGGTATTCGGCGCGGCCATGGCCCTCATGATGCTCTTCCGCCCCGCCGGGCTCATCCCGGCCAAGCGCGTGGGGCGCCGCTCCGAGGAGGCGCACTCGTGA
- a CDS encoding DMT family transporter, producing MTRSRATLALALTACLWSVGGVFIKSVEWNPLAIAGARSAIAAATLFVLLGRPRVSFSWPLLGAAVSTAACMLLFVTATRLTTAANAVVLQYLAPLHVAILAPKFLGEPTKPRDWAALAVAMAGMALFFWDDVSPDGKLGILLALGSSVAFAGIPLCLRRLGGRGGQTEAVLLGNALLALVCLPFYFQGSPPDMKGVGALMILGVIQTGLAYYIYTRAVQHVRALEAMLIPVIEPILNPVWVFLFIGERPSLHATIGGLIVLGAAAVQGILAARGK from the coding sequence GTGACCCGCTCCCGCGCGACGCTCGCGCTGGCCCTCACGGCCTGCCTGTGGTCCGTTGGCGGGGTGTTCATCAAATCCGTCGAATGGAACCCCCTGGCCATTGCCGGGGCGCGTTCCGCCATCGCCGCAGCCACCCTGTTCGTGCTGCTGGGCAGGCCTCGCGTCAGCTTCAGCTGGCCGCTGCTCGGCGCTGCGGTGAGCACCGCCGCCTGCATGCTGCTCTTCGTGACGGCTACGCGCCTGACCACGGCCGCCAACGCCGTGGTGCTGCAGTATCTCGCGCCCCTGCACGTGGCCATCCTGGCCCCCAAGTTCCTGGGCGAGCCCACCAAGCCGCGCGACTGGGCAGCCCTCGCCGTGGCCATGGCTGGCATGGCCCTCTTCTTCTGGGACGACGTCTCCCCCGACGGCAAGCTGGGCATCCTGCTGGCTCTCGGCTCCAGCGTCGCCTTCGCCGGGATCCCCCTGTGCCTGCGCCGCCTGGGCGGCCGCGGCGGCCAGACCGAGGCCGTGCTCCTGGGCAACGCCCTGCTGGCCCTGGTCTGCCTGCCCTTCTATTTCCAGGGCTCCCCGCCGGACATGAAGGGCGTTGGGGCGCTCATGATCCTGGGCGTAATCCAGACAGGACTGGCCTACTACATCTACACCCGGGCCGTGCAGCACGTGCGCGCCCTGGAGGCCATGCTCATCCCGGTGATCGAGCCCATCCTGAACCCCGTCTGGGTGTTCCTGTTCATCGGGGAGCGCCCCAGCCTGCACGCCACCATCGGCGGCCTGATCGTGCTGGGCGCGGCGGCCGTGCAGGGCATCCTCGCGGCGAGGGGCAAATGA
- a CDS encoding ABC transporter ATP-binding protein, which translates to MSAPILELRNLSAGWGTAPAIREVSLTVERGEIVTIIGANGAGKSTTLMAISSILRPMAGQVFYEGADTASVAAEKLPAMGLCQVPEGRRIFPRLTVAENLDMGAYFRKDADAVRHDLEHVFELFPRLRERRDQKGGTLSGGEQQMLAIGRALMGRPKLLLLDEPSLGLAPLIVEHIFAIIRRINEESDMTVLLVEQNANLALGLARRGYVMETGRISMTDTAENLLQNPDIRRAYLGE; encoded by the coding sequence GTGAGCGCCCCCATCCTGGAGCTGCGCAACCTGAGCGCGGGCTGGGGCACCGCCCCGGCCATCCGCGAGGTGAGCCTCACCGTGGAGCGCGGCGAGATCGTGACCATCATCGGGGCCAACGGCGCGGGCAAGTCCACCACGCTCATGGCCATCAGTTCCATCCTGCGGCCGATGGCCGGCCAGGTGTTCTACGAAGGCGCGGACACCGCCTCCGTGGCCGCCGAGAAGCTGCCCGCCATGGGCCTGTGCCAGGTGCCCGAGGGCAGGCGCATCTTCCCCCGGCTCACCGTGGCCGAGAACCTGGACATGGGCGCCTACTTCCGCAAGGACGCCGACGCCGTCCGCCACGACCTGGAGCACGTGTTTGAGCTGTTCCCGCGCCTGCGCGAACGCCGCGACCAGAAGGGCGGCACCCTCTCAGGCGGCGAGCAGCAGATGCTGGCCATCGGGCGCGCGCTCATGGGCAGGCCCAAGCTCCTGCTTCTGGACGAACCCTCCCTGGGCCTGGCCCCGCTCATCGTGGAGCACATCTTCGCCATCATCCGCCGCATCAACGAGGAGAGCGACATGACCGTGCTCCTCGTGGAGCAGAACGCCAACCTGGCCCTGGGCCTGGCGCGCCGGGGCTACGTGATGGAGACGGGCCGCATCTCCATGACCGACACCGCCGAGAACCTGCTGCAAAATCCCGACATCCGCCGGGCCTACCTGGGCGAGTAG
- a CDS encoding branched-chain amino acid ABC transporter permease has translation MDFFLQQLINALTLGGFYALIALGYTMVYGIIQLINFAHGEFFAAGGYMGVILLAWMNSQGYMQTHPWICLTIAFVLAMAYCAILAMGVEKIAYKPLRKASKLSVLLSALGMSIFLQNGLMLTQGVYDKTYPGVFAKGALQVGGFNITYLQIIAMGTTGLLLVGLNRLVYKSRLGKAMRATAQDRVMATLVGVSSDRIISLTFAIGAALAAASGILVGLYYGSVRYDMGFVPGIKAFAAAVLGGIGSITGAMLGGLIIGMTEIFSAAYISGEYKDVFAFIILIAVLYFMPTGLLGENINDTRV, from the coding sequence ATGGACTTTTTTCTCCAGCAGCTCATCAACGCCCTGACCCTGGGAGGCTTCTACGCCCTCATCGCCCTGGGCTACACCATGGTCTACGGCATCATCCAGCTCATCAACTTCGCCCACGGCGAGTTCTTCGCGGCGGGCGGCTACATGGGCGTCATCCTCCTGGCCTGGATGAACTCACAGGGCTACATGCAGACCCACCCATGGATCTGCCTGACCATCGCCTTCGTGCTGGCCATGGCCTACTGCGCCATCCTGGCCATGGGCGTGGAGAAGATCGCCTACAAGCCCCTGCGCAAGGCCTCCAAACTCTCGGTGCTGCTCTCGGCCCTGGGCATGTCCATCTTCCTGCAAAACGGGCTCATGCTCACCCAGGGCGTCTACGACAAGACCTACCCCGGCGTGTTCGCCAAGGGCGCGCTCCAGGTGGGCGGCTTCAACATCACCTACCTGCAGATCATCGCCATGGGCACCACCGGGCTTTTGCTGGTGGGGCTCAACCGGCTGGTCTACAAGTCGCGCCTGGGCAAGGCCATGCGCGCCACCGCCCAGGACAGGGTGATGGCCACCCTGGTGGGCGTCAGCTCCGACAGGATCATCTCGCTCACCTTCGCCATCGGCGCGGCCCTGGCCGCCGCCTCGGGCATCCTGGTGGGGCTTTACTACGGCTCCGTGCGCTACGACATGGGCTTTGTGCCGGGCATCAAGGCCTTCGCGGCGGCGGTGCTTGGCGGCATCGGCTCCATCACCGGGGCCATGCTGGGCGGGCTCATCATCGGCATGACGGAGATCTTCTCCGCAGCCTACATTTCCGGCGAATACAAGGACGTCTTCGCGTTCATCATCCTCATCGCCGTGCTCTATTTCATGCCGACCGGCCTTTTGGGCGAGAACATCAATGATACCCGCGTCTAA
- a CDS encoding DMT family protein yields MFTRTFFLTVGMLIASNVFMTFAWYAHLKNLHSRPWWIAALFSWGIALFEYLLQVPANRIGFSQLSLPQLKIMQEVITLSVFAPFSIWYMNQPLKLDHLWAGLCLLGAVYFIFRS; encoded by the coding sequence ATGTTCACCCGGACCTTCTTCCTCACCGTCGGAATGCTCATCGCCTCCAACGTGTTCATGACCTTCGCCTGGTACGCGCACCTCAAAAACCTGCACTCGCGGCCCTGGTGGATCGCGGCGCTGTTCTCCTGGGGCATCGCGCTCTTCGAATACCTCCTTCAGGTGCCCGCCAACCGCATCGGCTTCAGCCAACTCAGCCTGCCGCAGCTCAAGATCATGCAGGAGGTCATCACGCTGTCGGTGTTCGCGCCGTTCTCCATCTGGTACATGAACCAGCCTCTCAAGCTGGACCACCTTTGGGCCGGACTGTGCCTGCTGGGCGCGGTCTACTTCATCTTCCGATCCTGA